In Thermomicrobiales bacterium, the genomic window GCGTTCGTGCCGCCGGGGACGAGTTACGGTATCCGCGCGAACGAAGAGAGCAGCCTGATCTGGATCAAGAAGCCGTACGAAGCGATCGACCTGCCGGTTCCTGCACCAATCGTCGGGCATCGCGACAACCTGGAGCGCAACCGGCCGCACACCGAGGGGCGTTACTGGCAGTACTTGCTGCCGACCGACGACATGGCCTTTGACATGAACGTCAACATCCTCGGCTTCAAGCCCGGCAACTACTTCCCCTACGTCGAGACGCACATCATGGAGCACGGGCTGTACATGCTGGAGGGTCAGGGACTCTACCTGTTGGCCGGCGACTGGCACGAGGTCCAGCCGGACGACTTCATCTGGATGGGCCCCTACTGCCCGCAGCACTTCTACTGCACCGGCTGGGACGAAGCTGCGTATCTTCTCTATAAGGATGTGAACCGCGACGTCCGGTTTGACTGAGCGAACCTCACCCTCCCCGGCCCTCCCTCTCCTCCGAGGAGAGGGAGGGTGTCCTGGGCTGACGGGGTTGACACTTCCGAAGGCGGTTGCTTGTTCGGACTCAGCCAGCCGGCCTCACACCAGCCCGAACGCCTCGGCGATCAGTTCATACGAGCGCACGCGGGCGGCGTGGGAGTGGACGCTGGTGGTGAGCATGACTTCGTCGGCCTGCGTCTCTTCGGCCAGCTCCAGAATCCGCGCCTTGACCGTCTCCGGTGAGCCGATGGCGAAGCGCTCGCGATTCGTGCGGATACGCGCCTGCTCTTCCAGCGTCGGCTGGTAGGCTGCGGCCTCTTCCAGGCTGGGCAGCTGTCCCCGCTCGTTGCGCTGAATACGCAGGAACGACAGGTCCATCGAGGCGGCCAGCTTGTCAGCCTCTTCGTCCGTCTCGGCGCAGAGGACCGATGTCGCCAGGATCGCGTGCGGCTTCTCAAACGGCGGCGACGGCTGGAAGTCGGCCCGGT contains:
- the allE gene encoding (S)-ureidoglycine aminohydrolase — protein: MEKPDRQILPPNIYAHNRGVVTKQYSVMPPEGILTSRLPGFVDTVVKFQTSPAMGARFAQAMLEMTPGGGTTKARNDGLEHVFYLVRGAVEITIADATHTLIPHGYAFVPPGTSYGIRANEESSLIWIKKPYEAIDLPVPAPIVGHRDNLERNRPHTEGRYWQYLLPTDDMAFDMNVNILGFKPGNYFPYVETHIMEHGLYMLEGQGLYLLAGDWHEVQPDDFIWMGPYCPQHFYCTGWDEAAYLLYKDVNRDVRFD